From Candidatus Binatia bacterium, a single genomic window includes:
- a CDS encoding ferredoxin family protein, whose translation MAYVITDTCIKDSLCVDACPTDCIHPKQDEPAFETSTQMYVNAEECIDCGACVPACTSNSIFPLDEVPDEKKVFIEKNAAFYANA comes from the coding sequence ATGGCCTACGTAATCACGGATACCTGTATTAAAGATTCGCTCTGCGTGGACGCCTGCCCCACCGACTGCATTCATCCGAAACAGGACGAGCCGGCTTTCGAGACATCGACGCAAATGTACGTCAACGCCGAGGAGTGCATCGACTGCGGCGCCTGCGTCCCGGCTTGCACCAGCAATTCGATCTTCCCGCTCGACGAAGTGCCGGACGAGAAGAAAGTTTTCATCGAGAAGAACGCCGCTTTCTACGCGAACGCCTGA
- the murA gene encoding UDP-N-acetylglucosamine 1-carboxyvinyltransferase, with translation MDKFVIRGGNPLLGTIRVSGAKNAALPAMAAALLTEEPIILENIPQVRDIETTRRLLASMGAEVELGYGRAQHRTTICVGRTPKPEAAYELVKTMRASTLVLGPLIARCGEARVSMPGGCAIGARPIDLHIKGLERLGAEITTEHGYIVARAKRLTGARISFDKITVTGTEDLLMAATLAEGETVMENCAREPEVADLAALLNKMGAKIEGAGTSTIRVQGVEKLHGARHRIIPDRIEAGTFILAGAMTGGDLNVSSLVVEHQSALLQKLEEVGVKIRINGDSVRVTGEGPFQPADMNTEEYPGFATDMQAQYMTLMTQAEGTSVIVENIFENRFMHAQELVRMGANIKIEGRRAIVRGKTPLSAAAVLASDLRASASLVLAALVADGETIIDRVYHIDRGYERIEEKLRGVGAEIKRMGEVFRKKASVPVA, from the coding sequence ATGGATAAGTTCGTAATTCGCGGGGGCAACCCGCTGCTCGGCACAATTCGGGTCAGCGGCGCCAAGAACGCGGCCCTTCCCGCCATGGCGGCGGCGCTGCTCACCGAAGAGCCCATCATCCTCGAAAACATTCCCCAAGTGCGCGACATCGAAACCACGCGGCGCCTGCTGGCCAGCATGGGCGCCGAAGTCGAGCTTGGCTACGGACGAGCCCAGCACCGAACGACGATTTGCGTCGGGCGCACTCCGAAACCGGAAGCGGCGTACGAACTGGTGAAAACCATGCGCGCCTCCACGCTCGTGCTCGGCCCGCTCATCGCGCGATGCGGCGAAGCGCGCGTTTCCATGCCCGGCGGATGCGCCATCGGCGCGCGTCCGATCGACCTGCACATCAAGGGGCTGGAACGCCTGGGCGCGGAGATCACCACCGAGCACGGCTACATCGTCGCCCGCGCCAAGCGGCTCACGGGAGCGCGAATCAGCTTCGACAAGATCACCGTCACCGGCACCGAAGACCTGCTCATGGCCGCCACCCTCGCGGAGGGCGAGACCGTGATGGAGAACTGCGCGCGCGAGCCGGAGGTCGCCGACCTGGCGGCGCTGCTCAACAAGATGGGCGCGAAAATCGAAGGCGCGGGCACTTCCACCATCCGCGTGCAGGGCGTCGAGAAGCTGCACGGCGCTCGCCACCGCATCATTCCCGACCGCATCGAGGCCGGTACCTTTATCCTCGCGGGCGCGATGACCGGCGGCGACCTCAACGTCAGCAGCCTGGTGGTCGAGCACCAGTCGGCGCTGCTGCAGAAGCTGGAAGAGGTCGGCGTCAAGATCCGCATCAACGGGGATTCAGTGCGCGTGACGGGCGAGGGCCCGTTCCAACCGGCGGACATGAATACCGAGGAATATCCCGGCTTCGCCACCGACATGCAGGCGCAGTACATGACGCTGATGACGCAGGCCGAGGGCACCTCGGTCATCGTAGAAAACATCTTCGAAAACCGATTCATGCACGCGCAGGAACTGGTGCGCATGGGCGCCAACATCAAGATCGAGGGGCGGCGCGCCATCGTCCGCGGGAAGACCCCGCTCAGCGCCGCCGCCGTGCTCGCCAGCGACCTGCGCGCGTCCGCATCGCTGGTATTGGCTGCGCTGGTCGCCGACGGTGAAACCATCATTGACCGCGTGTACCACATCGACCGCGGTTACGAGCGAATCGAGGAAAAGCTGCGCGGCGTCGGCGCCGAAATCAAGCGCATGGGCGAGGTATTCCGCAAGAAGGCCAGCGTGCCGGTGGCGTGA